One stretch of Balneola sp. MJW-20 DNA includes these proteins:
- a CDS encoding GrpB family protein translates to MRNVKVVPYDQQWVVLFQEAETELRAAFGKNLLVVHHIGSTAIPGMVAKPVIDIMPVVQNIENVANAESALARIGYEPRGEYGISGRRYFVKEEEGQRTHHVHAFEFNHPAVVRHIAFRDYLITHPIEAKRYADLKMKLAEQYRDERQHYVEGKSSLIAELEKRALAWKERAQPL, encoded by the coding sequence ATGCGTAACGTAAAGGTCGTGCCATATGATCAACAGTGGGTCGTTCTCTTTCAGGAAGCAGAGACAGAGCTACGCGCTGCCTTTGGCAAGAACCTCCTCGTAGTCCATCACATTGGAAGTACGGCGATACCAGGAATGGTGGCAAAGCCCGTGATCGACATCATGCCCGTTGTGCAAAATATTGAAAACGTGGCCAACGCCGAATCTGCACTTGCCCGTATAGGATACGAGCCGCGAGGAGAGTACGGCATCTCTGGGCGACGCTACTTTGTGAAGGAAGAGGAGGGGCAGCGGACGCACCACGTCCATGCCTTTGAGTTCAATCACCCAGCGGTGGTCCGTCATATAGCTTTTCGGGATTATCTTATCACACATCCTATAGAGGCGAAGCGATACGCCGACCTAAAGATGAAGCTGGCGGAGCAATACCGAGATGAGCGCCAGCACTATGTTGAGGGGAAGTCGTCCCTCATAGCTGAGTTAGAGAAGCGGGCGCTGGCTTGGAAAGAGAGGGCTCAGCCGCTATAA
- a CDS encoding Pycsar system effector family protein translates to MFADIVGYSKMMQSDEEKAKSLRDRQRTVLEKYLSRYHGHVMQYYGDGALIMFGSALQAVKCAKDVQQELMEDPEVPHRIGIHSGDIVYDDEGIYGDAVNVASRIQSLGIPGSVMISENVFNEIRNHNGLRAESFGEHSLKNISDPVSIYSVVHENEGLKGDDSQTGTVQGSDEDESETKLGSRKRGVSDMFRTSYRNHIELSAIADNKSNIMISINGISISIIIATVSGQIDSNPWLLLPTAILLLTCLMSLIFAVLAARPRVSKEKVTLEDVRSNRSNILFFGNFHSMDRDDYVTGIEELMSDSERMYNTMARDIHSLGGVLSKKFNLLRIAYNIFMAGLVISVGSFLLVYVLS, encoded by the coding sequence ATGTTTGCCGACATCGTCGGTTATTCCAAAATGATGCAATCGGATGAGGAGAAAGCCAAGTCCCTGAGAGACCGGCAACGTACTGTATTGGAGAAGTATCTTTCGCGTTATCATGGACATGTGATGCAGTATTACGGGGACGGAGCCCTGATCATGTTTGGAAGCGCCCTTCAGGCTGTAAAATGCGCAAAGGATGTTCAGCAGGAGCTTATGGAAGATCCGGAGGTTCCTCACCGCATCGGCATTCATTCCGGAGATATAGTCTACGACGATGAGGGGATATACGGGGATGCCGTGAATGTGGCCTCACGTATACAGTCACTCGGTATTCCCGGTTCGGTCATGATCTCCGAAAATGTATTTAATGAGATCAGGAATCACAACGGACTGCGCGCGGAATCATTCGGTGAACACTCGCTGAAGAATATTTCAGATCCCGTCAGTATTTATTCTGTTGTACATGAAAATGAGGGACTGAAAGGGGATGACTCTCAGACAGGTACAGTTCAGGGATCCGATGAGGATGAGTCTGAAACTAAATTAGGCTCCCGCAAGCGTGGGGTGTCGGATATGTTTCGCACTTCTTACCGGAATCATATCGAGCTGAGTGCCATAGCGGATAATAAGTCCAACATTATGATCAGCATTAATGGGATCAGTATCTCAATCATCATCGCGACGGTATCCGGTCAGATCGATTCCAACCCATGGCTGCTGTTACCCACAGCTATCCTTTTGCTCACCTGTCTGATGTCGCTGATATTTGCAGTTCTGGCTGCCCGTCCTCGTGTCAGCAAGGAGAAGGTGACCCTTGAGGATGTGCGTTCGAACCGGTCTAATATCCTGTTCTTCGGAAATTTCCACAGCATGGACCGGGATGATTATGTGACCGGGATTGAAGAGCTGATGAGCGATAGTGAACGGATGTACAATACTATGGCCAGGGATATTCATAGTCTCGGGGGAGTTCTTTCCAAAAAATTCAATCTCCTGCGCATTGCCTACAATATCTTTATGGCAGGACTGGTCATATCGGTGGGTAGTTTTCTGCTGGTGTATGTTTTGAGCTGA
- a CDS encoding 1,4-dihydroxy-2-naphthoyl-CoA synthase, translated as MNWTTVKEYEDITYKKSNGVARVAFNRPDIRNAFRPKTLFEMMEALTDAKEDNDIGVILISGEGPAKDGVWSFCSGGDQNVRDKTGYKAEDGIDRLNVLEIQRLIRFMPKVVIAVVPGWAVGGGHSLHVTCDMTLASKEHAIFKQTDADVASFDGGFGSALLARQVGQKRAREIFFLGANYSAQEAFEMGMVNLAVEHDKLEETAYEWAQEILRKSPTAIKMIKFAFNLIDDGLVGQQVFAGEATRLAYMTDEAEEGRNAFLEKREPEFRKFKRNPS; from the coding sequence ATGAACTGGACCACCGTTAAAGAATACGAAGACATTACCTATAAGAAATCCAATGGCGTAGCTCGTGTGGCTTTTAACCGGCCGGATATCCGTAATGCATTCCGTCCAAAGACCTTATTCGAGATGATGGAAGCTCTTACCGACGCCAAAGAAGACAATGATATCGGCGTGATCCTGATCTCCGGTGAAGGTCCGGCCAAAGACGGAGTCTGGTCTTTCTGTTCCGGGGGTGATCAGAACGTTCGCGATAAAACCGGTTATAAAGCGGAAGACGGGATCGACCGCCTGAATGTACTCGAGATTCAGCGCCTGATCCGATTTATGCCCAAGGTAGTGATCGCCGTGGTTCCGGGCTGGGCGGTGGGCGGCGGACACAGTCTGCATGTGACCTGCGATATGACCCTGGCCTCAAAAGAACACGCCATCTTCAAGCAGACCGATGCGGATGTGGCCAGTTTTGACGGCGGGTTTGGGTCCGCCCTCCTCGCACGACAGGTGGGACAGAAACGTGCACGCGAGATCTTCTTCCTTGGGGCCAATTACTCCGCACAGGAAGCCTTTGAAATGGGAATGGTCAACCTGGCGGTGGAACATGACAAACTCGAAGAAACAGCTTATGAATGGGCCCAGGAGATCCTGAGAAAATCACCTACTGCTATCAAGATGATCAAATTTGCTTTCAACCTGATCGATGACGGACTGGTGGGTCAGCAGGTCTTTGCCGGCGAAGCGACCCGTCTAGCCTATATGACCGATGAAGCCGAAGAAGGAAGAAATGCTTTTCTGGAGAAGCGGGAACCGGAATTCCGTAAGTTTAAGAGGAATCCGAGTTAA
- a CDS encoding phosphotransferase: MNSYFKNVILQTTGADAIANQELIQELWSGYGKILRVKLEGGPADSVVVKLVQSEKAQLHPRGWNTDIGHQRKLRSYEVETTWYEEYSSASKARVPRCLTVDHHEDEVLIVLEDLDASGYLLRKSQVGWDEINCVLKWLADFHAGFLGKSPDGLWKTGTYWHLETRPQELEALNDKRLKKAAALIDRKLNSCTWKTLVHGDAKLANFCFSGQGDVAAVDFQYVGGGCGMKDVTYFIGSCLDEEECEALEAQILDTYFGHLQQALRTPNEALETEWRSLYRVAWADFHRFLKGWSPGHWKINSYSERITQEVINQML; encoded by the coding sequence ATGAATTCATATTTCAAAAATGTCATCCTTCAGACAACCGGTGCTGATGCTATCGCCAATCAGGAGCTTATACAAGAACTCTGGAGCGGCTACGGAAAGATCCTTCGCGTGAAGCTGGAAGGAGGTCCCGCTGACAGCGTGGTGGTTAAACTCGTACAGTCTGAAAAGGCCCAACTGCATCCCAGAGGCTGGAATACGGATATAGGACATCAGCGCAAGCTGAGATCCTATGAGGTGGAAACCACCTGGTATGAAGAGTACAGCTCCGCCAGCAAAGCCCGGGTACCCCGCTGCCTGACCGTTGATCATCACGAAGACGAAGTGCTTATTGTACTGGAGGACCTGGATGCCTCCGGTTACCTGCTTCGTAAGTCGCAGGTGGGCTGGGATGAGATCAACTGTGTTCTGAAATGGCTGGCGGACTTTCACGCAGGCTTCCTTGGTAAGAGTCCCGATGGCTTATGGAAAACGGGCACCTACTGGCACCTGGAAACCCGCCCCCAGGAACTCGAGGCGCTAAATGACAAGAGACTGAAAAAAGCCGCCGCTCTCATCGATCGGAAACTGAACTCCTGCACCTGGAAAACCTTAGTGCACGGAGATGCCAAGCTGGCTAATTTCTGTTTTTCCGGCCAGGGTGATGTGGCGGCCGTAGACTTTCAGTATGTGGGAGGCGGATGCGGCATGAAGGATGTGACCTATTTTATCGGAAGCTGCCTCGATGAGGAGGAATGTGAGGCACTGGAAGCACAGATCCTGGATACCTACTTCGGTCATCTGCAGCAAGCACTCAGAACTCCAAACGAGGCCCTCGAGACCGAATGGCGGTCGCTCTACCGGGTAGCCTGGGCCGACTTCCACCGCTTTTTAAAAGGATGGAGTCCGGGACACTGGAAGATAAACAGCTACAGCGAAAGGATTACTCAGGAAGTCATAAACCAAATGCTATGA
- a CDS encoding SRPBCC family protein, whose translation MEINSNAVLKTVKEIEINAPIETVWEVHTHINEWKDWHPDISHSDLKGKLKAGSVFEWKSGGYKLRSQIKKVEENRMIGWHGTGFGATAIHLWEFSSLSNGNTLVRTKESMDGWLVKLLKGMMRKNLNDSLETWLAALKNQSESR comes from the coding sequence TTGGAAATAAATAGCAATGCGGTTCTAAAAACTGTCAAAGAAATAGAAATAAATGCCCCGATTGAAACAGTCTGGGAAGTGCATACCCATATCAACGAATGGAAGGACTGGCACCCTGATATTTCACATTCTGATCTGAAGGGAAAACTAAAGGCCGGATCTGTTTTTGAGTGGAAGTCAGGCGGTTATAAACTCAGATCTCAAATAAAAAAAGTTGAGGAAAACAGGATGATCGGGTGGCATGGCACCGGTTTCGGGGCGACTGCCATTCATTTATGGGAATTTAGTTCTCTGTCCAACGGGAATACACTGGTTCGCACCAAAGAGTCAATGGACGGGTGGCTGGTAAAACTGCTCAAGGGCATGATGCGCAAGAATTTGAATGACTCGTTAGAAACCTGGTTAGCTGCACTAAAAAATCAATCAGAGTCCAGGTAA
- a CDS encoding cupin domain-containing protein gives MLLLLLTGSCTTENELPDPLKAGWQGEPVCELLEEQPDVRALRCTFPPGVGHERHYHDRHFGYTLKGSRFRITDAEGTREVDVSTGGYFYNESIKWHEVMNIGDSTAVFLIMEPK, from the coding sequence ATGCTGCTATTATTGCTGACAGGCTCATGCACCACTGAAAACGAACTCCCGGATCCGCTGAAAGCCGGATGGCAAGGTGAGCCGGTCTGCGAGCTGCTCGAGGAACAGCCTGATGTACGGGCATTACGATGCACCTTTCCCCCCGGGGTGGGCCATGAGAGGCATTATCATGACCGGCATTTTGGTTATACGCTAAAAGGAAGCCGGTTCAGGATCACCGACGCTGAAGGAACACGGGAGGTGGATGTGTCCACCGGCGGATACTTTTACAACGAGAGTATTAAGTGGCATGAGGTGATGAATATTGGGGACAGCACCGCTGTGTTTCTGATCATGGAACCCAAATAG
- a CDS encoding VOC family protein yields the protein MKIKVVGIPVRDQEKALRFYTGKLGFIKKQDLPLGGGNRWLTVVSAEDQDGPELLLEPAPNHFEPAKVYQEAIKDAGMPYTQFRVDDVEAEYKRLSGLGVEFSMKPTEMGMAKAAIFDDTCGNNMMIVEML from the coding sequence ATGAAAATCAAAGTAGTGGGGATACCTGTCAGGGACCAGGAAAAAGCACTCAGGTTTTATACAGGAAAGCTGGGTTTTATAAAGAAACAGGATCTTCCACTGGGCGGAGGTAACCGCTGGCTGACCGTGGTTTCGGCCGAGGATCAGGACGGGCCGGAATTACTGCTTGAACCTGCGCCCAATCATTTTGAGCCTGCAAAGGTCTACCAGGAAGCCATCAAAGATGCCGGCATGCCTTACACCCAGTTCAGAGTAGATGATGTTGAGGCAGAGTATAAGCGCTTGTCCGGACTGGGAGTTGAATTCAGCATGAAGCCGACCGAGATGGGCATGGCAAAAGCAGCCATCTTCGACGACACCTGTGGGAATAATATGATGATCGTTGAAATGTTATAG
- a CDS encoding GIY-YIG nuclease family protein, protein MINWYVYIIRCTDGSLYTGCTNHLIRRWHQHSKGNGAKYFRAHEPEILVHVEEHSNRSEACKREYEIKQFSKEEKEGLVRSGINENSDDQ, encoded by the coding sequence ATGATCAACTGGTACGTATACATCATTCGTTGCACCGACGGAAGCCTGTACACAGGCTGCACCAATCATCTGATCCGAAGATGGCATCAGCACTCTAAAGGAAATGGGGCAAAGTATTTTCGTGCGCATGAACCTGAGATCCTGGTCCATGTTGAGGAACATTCAAACCGTTCTGAAGCCTGCAAAAGAGAGTACGAGATAAAGCAGTTCAGCAAAGAGGAAAAAGAAGGACTGGTTCGATCCGGGATAAATGAAAATTCTGACGATCAATGA
- a CDS encoding serine hydrolase domain-containing protein, which produces MNNFVLPALVFILFASCTSVSDKSDVKKAELENGIRGPVKFLQEPERYSSITDKMAEYNIPALSIAVISQGKIEWADIYQNRNFADQQNLDSTSIFQAASLSKPVTFFAALRMHSAGEIDLDKNIQAYLNDFVLPQGKQSADNPVTLRNIFSHTSGIRPGGYEGYDRTDVMPTDLDILLGNEGVNTPAIEVITPPDETLAYSGGAYTLAELALQDFFDDKFSNLMDKWILEPAGMTLSEFTQPFPASESGRVAKGYTFSGDVVEGGWRNHPEQAAAGLWSNAADMAKFLLEIYNAYQGKNSIFSQSDIKLILSQERDGHVYGFRIKRIEDDISLTHYGGNVGYRTGMTISLTNGNGLVYLTNSDNGGVLGNELLLSASQIYGWQHFKQTNVQRDEVSSETLRKLSGEYKWNNQIDLSIMFDENTQQISLFFPNGDEYKLTPIRGDEVDFIHPNSGVIVSFSENDDLQSFSLYDQKAVKLEDKTDADNK; this is translated from the coding sequence ATGAATAACTTCGTTCTTCCGGCTCTGGTATTTATTCTATTTGCTTCCTGCACCTCTGTGTCTGATAAATCAGATGTTAAAAAAGCTGAGTTAGAAAACGGAATTCGCGGGCCTGTTAAATTCTTGCAAGAACCGGAACGTTATAGCTCGATAACGGATAAAATGGCCGAGTATAATATTCCCGCTTTATCCATAGCAGTGATAAGCCAAGGTAAAATTGAATGGGCAGACATTTATCAAAACAGAAATTTTGCCGATCAGCAAAACCTGGATAGTACAAGCATTTTCCAGGCAGCATCCCTGTCAAAACCAGTTACCTTTTTTGCAGCCTTACGCATGCACTCTGCAGGTGAAATTGACCTGGATAAAAATATCCAGGCCTACCTGAACGATTTCGTATTACCACAGGGAAAACAATCGGCCGACAATCCAGTTACACTGCGCAACATCTTTTCCCATACCTCAGGAATCAGGCCTGGGGGTTATGAAGGATACGACAGAACCGATGTGATGCCCACCGATCTTGATATTTTACTGGGTAATGAAGGAGTCAATACACCCGCTATAGAAGTGATCACACCGCCTGATGAAACACTTGCATACTCTGGAGGCGCTTACACATTAGCCGAATTGGCTCTTCAGGATTTCTTTGATGACAAGTTCTCGAACCTTATGGATAAATGGATTCTTGAACCTGCCGGGATGACCCTTTCTGAGTTCACACAACCTTTTCCCGCTTCGGAATCTGGTCGGGTAGCAAAAGGTTATACGTTCTCAGGTGATGTTGTGGAAGGTGGCTGGCGAAACCATCCGGAACAAGCTGCAGCAGGACTTTGGAGCAACGCTGCAGATATGGCAAAATTTCTGCTTGAAATTTATAATGCTTATCAGGGCAAAAACTCCATTTTTTCACAATCGGATATTAAGTTAATTCTAAGCCAGGAACGAGACGGGCACGTATACGGATTTCGCATAAAACGCATAGAAGATGATATATCTCTTACTCACTATGGCGGTAATGTGGGATACCGAACAGGTATGACAATAAGCCTCACAAATGGAAATGGTTTGGTCTACCTGACCAATTCAGATAATGGCGGAGTTCTGGGAAATGAATTACTCTTATCCGCATCACAGATCTACGGATGGCAGCATTTTAAACAAACTAATGTTCAGCGTGATGAAGTAAGTTCCGAAACCCTGAGAAAACTATCAGGAGAGTATAAGTGGAATAATCAAATTGATCTGTCGATCATGTTTGATGAAAATACTCAACAAATTTCACTCTTTTTCCCTAATGGCGATGAATATAAGCTGACCCCGATTCGCGGTGATGAAGTAGACTTTATTCATCCGAATTCAGGGGTGATAGTTTCATTTTCAGAAAATGATGATCTCCAGTCTTTTTCCCTGTATGATCAAAAGGCTGTTAAATTGGAAGACAAGACAGATGCTGATAACAAATAA
- a CDS encoding inositol monophosphatase: protein MKLPELKETAIEAALAAGQIIKSYMDEDIRVEEKNGGTNYASQVVTKVDKECEEEILSYLYPTCKEYNLALLTEETEDDGSRFEKDYFWCVDPIDGTLAFINKEPGFSVSIALVSREGEPVIGVIYDPSTDTIYHGAKGQGVYKNEVPWDIPEPNEYLTHVTDKPLEHTSRPGDLKQLLHDKVDELNLSGITVIQGGGSVLNAINVLKNPPSSMIKHPKKEIGGGSIWDFASTACLFQELGYRASNFEGGPLDLNRKDSTFMHHEGIYYECVPGK, encoded by the coding sequence ATGAAGCTACCAGAACTCAAGGAAACAGCCATAGAAGCCGCATTGGCTGCCGGACAGATCATCAAATCCTATATGGATGAGGATATCCGTGTGGAGGAAAAAAATGGCGGCACGAATTATGCCTCTCAGGTAGTCACGAAAGTGGACAAAGAATGTGAGGAAGAGATCCTCTCTTACTTATACCCCACCTGTAAAGAATATAACCTGGCCTTGTTAACGGAAGAAACAGAGGACGACGGCAGCCGTTTTGAAAAAGACTATTTCTGGTGTGTGGATCCAATCGACGGAACCCTGGCCTTTATTAATAAAGAACCGGGATTTTCGGTTTCCATTGCTCTGGTTAGCAGAGAGGGTGAACCGGTGATCGGGGTTATCTATGATCCCTCCACAGACACTATATACCATGGGGCAAAGGGTCAGGGAGTGTATAAAAATGAGGTGCCCTGGGACATTCCGGAACCGAATGAGTATCTGACTCATGTAACGGATAAACCACTAGAGCATACCTCTCGTCCAGGTGACCTGAAACAGCTGCTCCATGATAAAGTGGATGAACTGAACCTTTCGGGTATTACGGTGATTCAGGGCGGCGGATCGGTTCTGAACGCCATCAACGTATTAAAAAACCCTCCCTCCTCTATGATCAAACATCCCAAAAAAGAGATCGGAGGTGGCAGTATCTGGGATTTCGCCTCAACCGCATGCCTGTTTCAGGAACTAGGCTACCGTGCAAGCAACTTTGAGGGCGGTCCGCTGGATCTTAACAGAAAAGACAGCACCTTTATGCATCATGAAGGTATTTATTATGAGTGTGTGCCGGGGAAGTAA
- a CDS encoding DUF6090 family protein: MLKFFRKIRQSLLSENKFSKYLIYAIGEIVLVVIGILIAIQLNSVQNDNEKRIEEITHLENLLSDLKQDRAELDKIIERRISKSNSSKILQGIHNTQEVDNTSDYYSHLMNVVYWDAHNPSLLTFNELINSGKLSSLSNEKIKFLLLQIDYNYNELFEVRKHLYEDHWEYFYRPFADIIDYESAIIAWSEPEKDIELSNEFVETALKSKRIKNGFTLSNFNNNLLREKLSEILTKVDSTIVLIEEEIDK; this comes from the coding sequence ATGCTAAAATTCTTCCGAAAGATTCGTCAAAGCCTGCTTTCTGAAAATAAATTCAGTAAGTATTTGATCTACGCCATTGGTGAGATAGTTCTTGTGGTCATTGGAATTTTGATCGCAATACAACTGAATTCGGTACAAAATGACAATGAAAAACGTATTGAAGAAATAACTCATCTTGAGAATTTATTATCGGATCTTAAACAGGACCGGGCAGAACTCGACAAGATCATTGAAAGAAGGATCTCTAAATCAAATTCTTCAAAGATCCTGCAAGGTATTCACAACACGCAGGAAGTAGATAATACCAGTGATTATTATTCTCATTTGATGAATGTGGTGTACTGGGACGCTCATAACCCAAGTCTGTTAACTTTTAATGAGCTTATTAATTCAGGTAAACTATCCTCATTATCAAATGAAAAGATCAAATTCCTGTTGCTTCAAATTGATTATAACTACAATGAGTTATTTGAGGTCAGAAAGCATCTATATGAGGATCACTGGGAATATTTTTACCGGCCATTTGCAGATATTATAGATTATGAAAGTGCCATTATAGCTTGGTCGGAACCGGAAAAGGATATTGAGTTATCAAATGAGTTTGTGGAAACAGCCCTTAAAAGTAAGCGCATCAAAAACGGATTTACGCTTTCTAATTTTAATAACAACCTGTTGAGGGAGAAGCTATCGGAAATACTAACCAAAGTTGACTCGACTATCGTATTAATTGAAGAGGAAATCGATAAATAA
- a CDS encoding TonB-dependent receptor domain-containing protein → MITLLRYLCFATLLSAIGPVLNAQHVFEAKIIDRQSQEPLTGVTVFFPELDKGNVSGVDGKVRITGIPSGSFRITISYVGYETLSLERNFPLPASQQNETFALSYSEEEMEVIFVNSTRSSRTIEDSPTRVEFIAGEELSEKGNMKPGDIRMLLNESTGVQTQQTSATSYNSSIRIQGLDGKYTQLLRDGLPLYSGYSGGLSLMQIAPLDLKQVELIKGASSTLYGGGAIAGLVNLISKTPEDEPELSFMLNGTSALGLDASTFYSQKYGKTGATVFASYNHGTAYDPAGIGLSAIPEFDRFTLNPRLFLYLGKTTLNFGLNLTTEDRLGGNTDYIEGERSAGLYFERNETDRISSLFQLQHRFNDRSVLTLKNSSSLFDRTITIPDYIFAGSQFSSFSEANISITGSETEWIAGLNLWTDRFDQTQGAGGEPLDFTDATIGTFLQNTSSLSRIWTLETGFRFDKHSEYGSFVLPRLSLMAEPSQQLTLRLGGGLGYKVPTVFSEDAERIQFQNIQPLDTRLLEAERSAGGNFDINYRFPVTDEITMSSNVLFFYTRIQDPLVLSAAGSGYEYIQPDGFVDTKGVEVNLKWTYRDLKLFVGYTNANVQQHYNGETSEFPLVARHRLNNVLMYEKHENFWIGLEAYFFSPQQLNDGSEGRSYWITGVMTEKVLSENLSVFLNFENFLDTRQTAFDSIYTGSIDQPQFRDIYAPVDGFVINGGIKLKW, encoded by the coding sequence ATGATCACCTTACTGCGATACCTGTGCTTTGCAACACTATTATCTGCTATCGGTCCGGTTCTGAATGCCCAGCATGTTTTCGAAGCAAAGATCATTGACAGGCAAAGTCAGGAGCCGCTGACCGGTGTGACCGTATTTTTTCCCGAACTGGATAAAGGCAATGTGTCCGGTGTGGACGGAAAGGTGCGCATCACCGGCATCCCTTCAGGTTCTTTCAGGATCACCATCAGTTATGTCGGATATGAGACCTTGTCTCTGGAACGAAATTTTCCCCTGCCCGCATCACAACAAAACGAGACTTTCGCGCTATCCTACAGCGAAGAAGAGATGGAAGTGATATTCGTGAACTCCACCCGAAGCAGCAGGACCATTGAAGACAGCCCAACCAGAGTGGAATTTATTGCCGGCGAAGAGCTCTCCGAAAAGGGAAATATGAAACCCGGAGATATTCGCATGCTCCTGAACGAAAGCACCGGGGTACAGACCCAGCAGACCTCTGCTACCAGCTACAATTCCAGCATCCGGATACAGGGACTGGACGGGAAATACACCCAACTCCTTAGAGACGGCCTGCCCTTATATTCCGGGTATTCCGGCGGACTCAGCCTGATGCAGATCGCTCCGCTGGACCTCAAACAGGTTGAACTTATCAAAGGAGCTTCCTCCACCCTTTATGGCGGCGGAGCCATTGCCGGTTTGGTCAACCTCATCTCTAAAACCCCCGAAGATGAACCCGAACTGAGTTTCATGCTGAACGGTACTTCTGCCCTCGGATTGGATGCCAGCACGTTTTATTCCCAAAAATACGGTAAAACCGGTGCAACTGTCTTTGCATCCTATAATCATGGCACAGCTTATGATCCGGCCGGCATCGGTTTATCTGCCATACCGGAATTTGACCGGTTCACGCTGAATCCCCGTCTTTTTCTTTATCTTGGAAAGACCACCCTTAATTTCGGATTAAATCTGACCACGGAAGACCGGCTTGGAGGGAACACCGATTACATTGAGGGAGAGCGTTCTGCCGGACTCTATTTTGAACGCAACGAGACAGACCGTATTTCCAGCCTGTTCCAGCTACAGCACCGGTTTAATGATCGATCCGTGCTGACCCTTAAAAACAGCAGCAGTCTGTTTGACCGGACCATTACCATACCGGATTATATCTTTGCCGGCTCTCAGTTCTCTTCTTTCAGTGAGGCCAACATCAGCATTACCGGGAGTGAAACCGAGTGGATAGCCGGACTTAACCTTTGGACCGACCGCTTTGATCAGACGCAGGGAGCCGGTGGTGAACCGCTGGATTTTACCGACGCCACCATCGGAACCTTCCTGCAGAATACGAGTTCTCTCAGCAGGATATGGACCCTTGAGACCGGTTTTCGCTTCGACAAACATAGCGAATACGGTTCTTTCGTCCTTCCCCGTTTATCTCTGATGGCCGAGCCTTCCCAGCAACTTACCCTGCGTTTGGGAGGTGGTCTGGGTTATAAGGTACCTACCGTATTTTCCGAAGATGCCGAACGCATTCAGTTTCAGAATATTCAGCCTTTGGATACACGCCTGCTGGAAGCCGAACGATCAGCCGGAGGTAATTTCGACATCAATTATCGTTTCCCGGTCACCGATGAGATCACAATGAGCAGCAATGTGCTGTTCTTTTACACCCGCATTCAGGATCCCCTGGTCCTGAGTGCTGCCGGCAGCGGATATGAATACATCCAGCCCGACGGATTTGTGGATACCAAAGGAGTGGAGGTTAATTTGAAATGGACCTACCGCGATCTTAAACTCTTTGTAGGTTATACCAATGCCAATGTACAGCAGCATTACAACGGAGAAACCTCGGAATTCCCGCTGGTCGCCCGACACCGGCTGAACAATGTGCTGATGTACGAAAAACACGAAAACTTCTGGATAGGACTGGAAGCTTATTTCTTCAGTCCCCAGCAGCTGAATGACGGATCTGAAGGAAGATCTTACTGGATCACAGGAGTGATGACTGAAAAAGTGCTTAGTGAAAACCTTTCTGTCTTTCTCAATTTTGAGAATTTTCTGGATACCCGACAGACGGCCTTCGACAGCATTTATACCGGAAGCATTGATCAGCCGCAATTCAGGGATATTTATGCACCGGTAGATGGTTTTGTGATCAATGGCGGTATCAAACTAAAGTGGTAA